AAAATGATTGTTACAAATATTGATAATGCCCTTATATGTTACAACTGGTGCATTTCTCTTTTGCCAAATGGCTGCACCTTTAAGATACAACTGCAAGTGCTCAGCTCTGCAAAAACTTGGACACCATTTCTGAGGGCACAAGAGCTTCATGAAATGGCAAGTAACACAGCTTGTATAAAGGAGAGATTCTTTCTGCAGAGGCCACAAGAGCTCTGGAGTTGAACATGCCATTAATAGCCAAATCTCTCTAGAATTTGGGTCTGCTGTTCTGAATTTGCCTGTTTGAACCAATCGGTTTGGTGATGGTGATGGTTGAATTGGGTCTATGAATGGTCGTTGTTCTCACTGGCTGTCCACTCAAAGAGGTTGTCCTTTGCTGAGATGACCTGTAACATGAGAAGTTaaaattacaattttttcagaCCTGGAAGTGCACTTTCTGAAACCATTCATGTAATGCAATGGGACAGTAATGGAACAAACCTCTGAAAAGTGTTCTTTTGGATAGCAGATTGCAATCTTGCTCGACTGCAAATCAGAATTAGACAGATTCAGAAATAGCAATTTCAATTTATGATCGTAATTTCAAGAGTAACAATTACCTGTTAGCCTCCATCCTGGCTTTTTTCAGTATAGGACTCTTGTAGTTGGAATTGGatagactgctaggtccaccaCCTGCAAAAACACATAGATCTTAGATTAACACTGGAAAGAATATAGAGTTGCAGGCCAAAATTCAGCAGAAACAGAAACAGGAAATCACCTCCAAAGAAACTTCTTTTGCTGCTTGGAGGCACCTTTGAACAAAGTTTAATTTGTTTGCTTTGTTTCTCTGCATAAAATTTAGATGAAAGTATAAGTGATACTTTTATGGTACTGACAATGGGCTAAAGACTATAAAAAGTCAAGACTGCCATGTGCAATGTGTATTCTCCAATTCAAACTGGGCTGAGTTGGTCAAGCACAACTGAATTTAAAACCATGATAAGAAATCTATTTACCAGCTTTCTCTGCCTGGAACTTCTTTGTGATTTTCTCGAGCATTCTGTCTTCAACTTCCTTTTGCCTCTCTGTTTTTGCCTGCAAAGTTACAGGTACAAGTAACTACAGGATGAAGGCAATCCATTTTAACAGATAAAACCCCCAGTGTAGCTTCTAAGCTTCACCCAGTTTTTCCTCTTTTGAGCAAATATGTTGCCATGTATTGATAACCTTTACTAAAAAGAGTATGGGCACCTTCACACATCTGTTTCCTAATTCTAGTTCCCTTGCTGACCATTTTCAGGTCCTCCAAGGCAATGAAAAGTGCGAGCAAATGAAGAAAGAACAGTGTTTTACCTTGAAGAGCTCCTTCCATGTGTAACGCGCTTTTCCTTTTGCCTCCTTCATTCTCTTGATAACTAGGTTGGTATGGTCCTCGCCAAATTCCTTCTGATAGAACCGCCTCCACAGAGGATCGGTTATCGGGCTAAGATCCATCTGTTCCAACAAACCCAGCCACACACAATCACAGTCGAATTCCCAAGAAAAAGATTTGAGAACATTGCAGGGCTATCTACCGACCTGTGTGCGGTTCTCGATACGGGTGAGCTGCTCCAGCGTGCAGTGCGGCAGGATGCGCTTGAGCAGCTCCGTCTCGATGCCGTCGACGTGGCCCACGTAGCGGAGGTTGTCGATGACCTTCTGGACGCAGAGGTCCACCAGGCTCCGAGGCTTCCTCCCAGACTCCATCGTCTCCCTGCCAGAAACAACACCACAACCACTCGCTATATCCAGGAACTTCTCAGATTCTATCCTTTTTTCCCCTCGCAAGCTGCAAAATTGGCCGCACCGCGCACCGGAGAGGAGCAATTCAACCAATCGATCTTGCGCCGCCGGAGACGAAGACGACGAATATTTTAATCGGCCGAACCAGGGACGCGGACAGAGGTACGGATCGGATTAGCAAGAACCCGCCATGAAGCAACCGAATCCGGAACGAACTGGTGGACAGGAGGAAAGATTTAGATTGGATTCGTCGCTCGCGGCAGCTGCAAAAGATTATCAAGAGATCCTACTTACTAAATAAATCCTATAGAAGATGACTCGTTGACCTGTAGACGAAGGAAAAAAGATCCACCGAAGCGTGGCGGGGAGCCTTACCGAGGAAACAGATCGATTCCGAGACCGGATGGGCGTCCTCCCCTCCGAGAAGGAGCAGatttggagagggaggaggacggcgcgaggaggaagaagagcagctGTTCGTTGTCGTGGGTGGTTCGGCTCGGTCGGCGTGCGGATGCGTGGGTGGGGCGGGCCATGGGCCGACCTGGCTAACCAGGTTGGCCGGCCCAGAAGAACACGGGACTTTGCGGGCTAATTTACTTAGCTGCGTGTCGGCCTAAATTTGAAAACAGCCCATGTAGCTCAAAAATTCTCAGAAAAATCGAAGAGTGGAAAAATCactttcttaaaaaaaacatatatatatatatatatatatatgtatgtatgtatgtatgtatattttTCTAGCCTTTCAACTTGTTCATAATTGTTTAGTCCGAGGAACCAACAATACAGAGATGATCTGTAGCTGGAGTTGGGTCTTATAGCTTGAGCTTGCAGATTCTTCTCAGGCCCGCGTTGGGATGGTCAGCTCAGCTGTTGGGTTGttgctgcatgcctgcatcGATCTTGTTATCTAGAAAACGGTCAGAGGTGGAGTACGTACCAGCGTAATGAATCTCATTagctaaaagaaaaaagattacGTAAAAAAACACACTAAAAAGTGTTCATTCATTGCCACGTACAAAAACAAGACAAAAAATTTCCATTGCCGGGATTTGAACCCGGGTGTCGCCTGGGTGAAAGCCAGGTATCCTAACCGGACTAGATGACAATGGAACTAGTTTGAGTGTTCTACGGTTCCAATTTAGTCTATGTGAGTGTTCTACGATTCCAATTTAGCCTAcgcaaattataggtcgttttggttttttctacatgcatagatattattatgcatctagacatagggtatatctaagtgcataataaaatatataaatctaataaagctaaaacgatctataatttaggatggagggagtgctATTTATTATCCTCTCTCTCAGGCAATAGAGCAACTTTCGCTCAGCAAAATTTTCAATTTACTTGTTTCCAGCTTACCAGTTATTATTAAAGAAAAATCCACGTCGAACTGCACCGAACTGCACCAAACTGAGGCTGATACAATAGTTAAAAGAAATCATACAATTAATCTGTAAATAAAGTTTCCTTTAGTCTTAAATACGTGCTTGCGATGAATGTAGCTGATTTGTTGATACGTACAACCCTAATTATAATTAGCTTGATAGAACAAAAGAGGTTATAAGTCCACATGCCCTCCTATGCCCAACCCAAGATTCAGTTATAATTACAATGTTGTGACGTAGAGATAGTATAATATGTGTCAGATCCGGACCTTGgagatataatattttttaattagACGTCACGAATATAGGGATATTAAGAAGTATGCACGCACGCCTACCTAAGTCATCTAGTCAGTAAGCTTTGACTTTGTCACGATTGATCTTAGCAAATAGTCACACAAGTTAAAGTTAAGGGGGCCGACGCCCCCACCTATGCACCTTGATTGGCGGTGCAAACCAACTAGTGGTTGCAGGGCGGTCCCTCACGGACCAACGTTTTGTGAGGCACTACAACGTCATGCAGAGAAATTCATCATGAATTACATGGTTTGTTATAGCGAGATAAGCCTCTATCCTACAAACCAAAGCGAACCAGCAATGAGGTGATGGGAAAGCTGCCACCCCTTGTTCGCTCATTTGCAACCAACACTACTACCAAAGATGATGATAACGATCACGAATTGCAAATCTACATTGAAGTCTACGCCAGGCCTGCATCAAGTAAGCACATGAACTTTAACAAAGCCCAAGAGCTTCCTCCTCATCCACCAAGGCAATTGAGAACTAAAACCTCTATAATGTAGGTGTTATATATCCATATCTCTAAGTTCTACACCTGACGTCTACGCATGGAGTGAATATATGACTACATAAGCTAATTATTATGTAAAAATTATTCCTTATTCATAAACTTCATGGGTTACTTCGGTAATGAATTCTCCCTTTTTATTATGGAACTATCCAGTCATTTGTGGACAAATATCTAGCTTAGctattttattattaaaaataataactaaTTAAATAGGCAACCAATGCGTTCTTTAGATTAAACAATTTAATATTAAACCATTCTTAATCGCTAGTTTTATTTCACTGTTTTCTTGCCATCTTGAACAGAATAAAATCGTGAAAAAACCCATACAATGCAAAGTATCATTTTGTGATTTCATAGGGTTGACATAGCATTTAACTCATGCATAATGTGTAAAGCACTTAATTGTACACGAAATCGGTTCAATAGATATGTGAAAGAGTTTTATTGTGTTGGAAACCATATGAGCCGAGTTTTTATTTGTCAGTTTCTCTCTATTTAAAACTTCAATATTGCCGTATCATCATATTTGCTTACGTGTGACATTATTACGGAGAATCAAACTCCCACATGTTGTACATGGATATTATTGTGCCCAATTCAATTCGTCCGAATACTACCTCGTTGGAACAGTAATCCGATTAACTGCTCGTCGATCCAATCTTCTTCTTTAGATTAATCCGACGAAACTGATTCCTGATCTCTCATGCCTCGGACTCGGAGTCGAGCGCGGGCTGGCTCCGAGCGCTTTCACCAAGCTCAGCAGGTTCTCATGCGACGACCCACcacggccggcggtggcctccgcctccgccttccacctcgccgcgctcctccggATCCCCTCGCTCTCCATCACCCCGTCGACGTGCCCGGCGACCTGCTCCCTCCTCACCTCGGCGTCCAGCCGGAGCCCCACGCCCCACACCTCGCACGCGTACTTGCAGATGGTGAACTGGTCCGCGAACACCGGCCAGCACACCATcggcacgccggcggcgagcccctCGCACGTCGAGTTCCACCCGTTGTGCGTCACGAAGCACCCCACGGCGGGGTGCCGCAGCACCCGCTCCTGCGGGCACCACGTCGCCAGGcgaccccgcgccgccgtcccccgcgaggaacgccggcggcagcgcggccggCCCACCGCTGGCGCCGGGGACGAGGTCCTCCCTCACGACCCACAGGAACGGGCGGCTCGTCGCCGCGAGGCCCCACGCGAATTCGGCGAGCTGGGCGGCGGTGAGCACGGTCAGGCTGCCGAAGTTGGCGTACACGACGGAGCCCGGGTCCTGCGCGTCCAGCCACGCCAGGCACTCGGTGTCGTGCTTCCACAGGCTCAGGTCGATCGAGTCcgagtcgtcgccgccggcgtcttcgtccccgtcgccgtcgtggcGATGGCGGAGCAGGGTGCCCAGCGGCCCGACGGTGTAGATGCGCGGGTACTCGGCGCGGAGGGCAGCGAGGACGTCGGGCTCGAGGGCGTCGAAGGTGTTGATGATGAGGGCGCCGGCCTTGGTGCAGTTGTTGGCCTCCGTGATGTTGAACCAGAGGCCGAAGTCGTCGGGGTCGGTGGTGCGGACGAAGCTCGAGACGTCGCCGAGGCTGATCGGCGGCATGCCGGGGATCCAGTCGATGATCGTCTTCTCCAGGTAGCCGTTCGTCAAGGAGCTCTCATCTGCAAGATGAGAAAAAGACGAGCGAGTCGATACACACATTGACGTTAATTTGGTTGCTAGCTTGCTTGAGTAATTAGTACGTCTTAGTTTGAATTGAACTAAAACAATATAGATTATATTAATGCGTGTGTAGTTGCATCCATGCGGGTTGCATTTAGTAGTTATAAGAgtgaataatttttaaaatgTGTTTAGACATTGATTAGGATTTGGTGTTTTAGAGCTTTTCACAAGCTCCTCTTGGATAAGCTCCAAATGAAAGGGTGGCTAGGAAAAAAGCTGTCTGCAAGCATATTTTGTTTACATTGGTGTTGTTAGGCCACCTAAACATCCGCCAGTACAGATGCACCC
The genomic region above belongs to Setaria italica strain Yugu1 chromosome VI, Setaria_italica_v2.0, whole genome shotgun sequence and contains:
- the LOC101777071 gene encoding uncharacterized protein LOC101777071, producing the protein MESGRKPRSLVDLCVQKVIDNLRYVGHVDGIETELLKRILPHCTLEQLTRIENRTQMDLSPITDPLWRRFYQKEFGEDHTNLVIKRMKEAKGKARYTWKELFKAKTERQKEVEDRMLEKITKKFQAEKAEKQSKQIKLCSKVPPSSKRSFFGGGGPSSLSNSNYKSPILKKARMEANSRARLQSAIQKNTFQRSSQQRTTSLSGQPVRTTTIHRPNSTITITKPIGSNRQIQNSRPKF